From a region of the Kwoniella newhampshirensis strain CBS 13917 chromosome 11, whole genome shotgun sequence genome:
- a CDS encoding histone H3 yields MARTKQTARKSTGGKAPRKQLATKAARKQAPTQVSGGVKKPHRYRPGTVALREIRRYQKSTELLIRKLPFQRLVREIAQDFKTDLRFQSSAIGALQEASEAYLVSLFEDTNLAAIHAKRVTIQPKDLQLARRLRGERS; encoded by the exons ATGG CCCGaaccaag CAAACCGCCCGAAAATCTACCGGAGGAAAGGCTCCCAGGAAGCAGC TCGCTACCAAGGCCGCGAGAAAGCAAGCCCCCACCCAAGTCTCTGGTGGTGTCAAGAAGCCCCACAGGTACAGGCCCGGTACTGTTGCTCTCCGAGAGATCCGACGATACcagaa GTCGACCGAGCTCCTCATTCGAAAGCTCCCATTCCAGCGTCTCGTTCGTGAGATTGCTCAGGACTTCAAGACTGATC TCCGATTCCAGTCGTCCGCTATCGGTGCTCTCCAGGAGGCTTCCGAAGCCTACCTCGTGTCGCTCTTCGAGGACACCAACTTGGCCGCCATCCACGCTAAGCGAGTCACCATCCAGCCCAAGGATCTCCAGCTCGCCCGACGACTCCGAGGCGAGAGGTCTTAA